One window of uncultured Methanoregula sp. genomic DNA carries:
- a CDS encoding 30S ribosomal protein S19, protein MAAPKKTQKRMPRRREEFTYRGFKIEELKAMGISELLPLMPARPRRKIVRGFSRGEETLLAKVREGDEKIRTHLREMIVMPEMIGKTIEIYNGKEFVRVEFQPESVFHYFGEFALTRKRVAHGSAGIGATRGSKYVPLK, encoded by the coding sequence ATGGCAGCACCTAAAAAGACACAGAAGAGAATGCCAAGACGGCGTGAGGAGTTCACCTACCGTGGGTTTAAGATCGAGGAGCTGAAAGCAATGGGGATCAGCGAACTTCTCCCCCTCATGCCAGCCCGCCCCCGCCGCAAGATCGTGCGCGGCTTTTCCCGTGGTGAAGAAACATTATTGGCAAAAGTCCGTGAAGGCGATGAGAAGATCAGAACTCACCTCCGCGAAATGATTGTTATGCCCGAGATGATTGGGAAAACAATCGAGATCTATAATGGCAAGGAATTTGTCAGAGTAGAATTCCAGCCGGAGTCAGTCTTCCACTATTTCGGTGAGTTTGCACTGACAAGAAAGAGGGTCGCTCACGGTAGCGCCGGTATCGGTGCAACCAGAGGAAGCAAGTACGTTCCGCTGAAGTGA
- a CDS encoding 50S ribosomal protein L22, which yields MARTEYSQKIKGDTVAKAKANELNVSPKHSIEIATFIRHQRVNDAIAYLNEVVKLKKAIPFRRFNRNVAHKRGLPGNWDAGRYPVKASKEYLRILESVKKNAEYLGLDAENLEIIHASANRGRAQKAFFPRAMGRATPKVRESVNVEIVVREVA from the coding sequence ATGGCAAGAACTGAATACTCACAAAAAATCAAGGGTGACACGGTTGCAAAAGCAAAGGCCAACGAGCTGAACGTGTCCCCCAAGCATTCAATCGAGATTGCCACGTTCATCCGACACCAGCGCGTGAACGATGCAATTGCGTACCTGAATGAAGTAGTCAAGCTGAAGAAGGCAATTCCCTTCCGGCGCTTCAACCGGAATGTTGCGCACAAGCGCGGCCTTCCCGGCAACTGGGATGCAGGACGGTATCCTGTCAAGGCATCCAAAGAATACCTCAGGATCCTCGAATCCGTCAAGAAGAATGCCGAGTATCTCGGCCTTGATGCTGAAAATCTCGAGATCATCCATGCTTCGGCAAACCGCGGTCGTGCCCAGAAGGCGTTCTTCCCCCGTGCAATGGGGCGAGCAACACCCAAAGTCCGCGAATCCGTGAATGTCGAAATAGTTGTCCGCGAGGTGGCGTAA
- a CDS encoding 50S ribosomal protein L3 — MPKINRPRRGSLAFSPRKRAKSPIPKYQSWPLYEGAPILQGFAGYKVGMTHVIMVDDHKSSPTEGKEIMVPVTVIEVPSMKVAAIRAYSRDTYGKHALTEVWADQLDSILGRRITMPKDYNGEVARKKLSDAVAAGIVAELHAVTYTQPAALSGVPKKVPDLMEIKVGGTDLNKQLEFALGLLGKEVTLNNVVQTGGFADITAITTGKGTQGAVKRWGIALRKRKHSVGGKERHIGTLGPWNPHHVRWQVPQVGQLGFQQRTEFNKRILKFSENASEITPAGGFINYGILKNPYVLVKGSIPGPVKRLIRIRPAIRVGEHVVRMPAIQFVSVQSKQG, encoded by the coding sequence ATGCCAAAAATTAACAGACCACGCCGTGGCTCTCTTGCATTCAGCCCAAGAAAGCGTGCAAAGAGCCCAATCCCGAAGTATCAATCGTGGCCTCTTTACGAGGGAGCACCGATCCTGCAGGGGTTTGCCGGATACAAAGTGGGTATGACGCATGTTATCATGGTGGATGACCACAAGAGCAGCCCCACCGAGGGTAAGGAAATCATGGTGCCCGTCACCGTTATTGAAGTTCCCTCGATGAAAGTCGCTGCAATCCGTGCATACTCCAGAGATACCTACGGCAAACACGCACTTACCGAAGTCTGGGCCGATCAGCTCGACAGCATCCTTGGCCGCCGTATCACTATGCCCAAGGACTACAATGGGGAAGTTGCCAGGAAGAAATTGTCCGATGCAGTTGCAGCAGGTATTGTTGCGGAACTCCATGCAGTTACCTACACGCAGCCGGCAGCACTTTCCGGAGTTCCCAAGAAAGTTCCGGACCTTATGGAAATCAAGGTTGGCGGAACCGACCTCAACAAACAGCTGGAATTCGCGCTGGGACTTCTTGGAAAGGAAGTTACCCTGAATAACGTAGTCCAGACCGGGGGATTTGCAGATATCACTGCAATCACTACCGGAAAAGGAACCCAGGGAGCCGTGAAACGCTGGGGTATTGCGCTGCGCAAGCGCAAGCACTCCGTCGGTGGCAAAGAACGCCACATTGGTACCCTTGGACCCTGGAACCCTCACCACGTCAGGTGGCAGGTTCCCCAGGTAGGTCAGTTGGGATTCCAGCAGCGCACCGAGTTCAACAAGCGGATTTTGAAGTTCAGCGAAAATGCCAGTGAGATAACTCCCGCAGGGGGTTTCATCAACTACGGTATTCTCAAGAACCCGTACGTGCTGGTAAAGGGATCCATTCCCGGTCCGGTAAAGCGGCTTATCCGTATCCGCCCGGCAATACGCGTTGGAGAACATGTCGTCAGGATGCCGGCAATCCAGTTTGTGAGTGTCCAGAGCAAGCAGGGATGA
- a CDS encoding 30S ribosomal protein S17: protein MAQNIGLNVQAPSVECKDVNCPFHGTLPVRGQVITGKVVSDRMMGTVVVERNYMHYVRKYKRYEKRSSKLHAHSTPCIQAKVGDVVKIAECRPLSKSTTFVVVEVLQP from the coding sequence ATGGCACAAAACATTGGATTGAACGTCCAGGCTCCAAGCGTGGAATGCAAGGACGTTAACTGTCCGTTTCACGGCACTTTACCGGTGCGCGGCCAGGTGATCACCGGCAAAGTCGTGAGCGATCGCATGATGGGCACGGTCGTAGTGGAACGGAATTACATGCACTATGTCCGTAAATACAAACGGTACGAAAAGCGAAGCTCCAAGCTCCACGCTCACAGCACTCCCTGTATCCAGGCAAAAGTGGGTGACGTAGTGAAGATCGCTGAGTGCAGACCGCTCTCCAAGAGTACTACCTTCGTCGTTGTGGAGGTGCTTCAGCCATGA
- a CDS encoding 5,10-methylenetetrahydromethanopterin reductase, whose product MTYGIEFVPGNVNVKQVVNFCKLAESKDIDFAWITNHYNNRHCYPTLAAIAQATTSLKMGPGIMNAFTDTPAAMASFACTLNEISDGRAVLGIGPGDLSTLPKLAINPEKPVGRLEEAVVQIRKLCSGEEVKKSGLQFFDYDGAKLTGVTLPGKKGIPMYIGAQGPKVLDLAGRIGDGALINASNPKDFAIAIPIIKAACDKVGKKNFDVGAYTAMSIDQSEKKARNAAKIVAAFIAAGSPPDLLTRHGLDLNNVAKIKAALGKFDFKTVGELVGDKEIDAFTIAGTPDMVKQKCEDLTKAGVTQIIFGSPLGPDMTNSIRLLGKYVV is encoded by the coding sequence TTGACATATGGAATTGAATTTGTACCAGGAAATGTCAATGTAAAGCAAGTTGTTAACTTCTGTAAACTTGCTGAATCCAAAGACATTGATTTCGCATGGATCACCAACCACTACAACAACCGCCACTGCTACCCCACCCTTGCCGCCATTGCGCAGGCAACCACGTCCCTCAAGATGGGACCGGGTATCATGAATGCATTCACCGACACTCCGGCTGCAATGGCATCCTTTGCCTGCACCCTGAATGAGATTTCCGATGGACGTGCCGTTCTCGGTATCGGACCCGGTGACCTCTCAACCCTCCCGAAGCTGGCAATCAACCCCGAGAAGCCGGTTGGCCGCCTCGAGGAAGCTGTTGTGCAGATCCGCAAGCTCTGCTCCGGTGAGGAAGTCAAGAAGTCCGGACTCCAGTTCTTCGACTACGACGGTGCAAAGCTTACCGGTGTCACACTCCCCGGCAAGAAGGGCATCCCGATGTACATCGGTGCACAGGGCCCCAAGGTACTCGACCTCGCCGGAAGAATCGGTGACGGTGCACTGATCAACGCATCCAACCCCAAGGACTTCGCCATTGCAATCCCGATCATCAAGGCAGCCTGCGACAAGGTAGGCAAGAAGAACTTTGATGTTGGTGCATACACGGCAATGTCAATCGACCAGAGCGAGAAGAAGGCACGCAATGCAGCAAAGATCGTTGCAGCATTCATTGCAGCCGGCTCCCCGCCCGACCTCCTGACCCGCCACGGCCTCGACCTCAACAATGTTGCAAAGATCAAGGCAGCACTCGGCAAGTTCGACTTCAAGACTGTCGGAGAACTCGTCGGCGACAAGGAAATCGATGCATTCACCATTGCAGGAACCCCTGACATGGTCAAGCAGAAGTGTGAAGACCTCACCAAGGCCGGTGTGACCCAGATCATCTTCGGTTCACCACTTGGTCCGGACATGACCAACTCGATCCGCCTCCTCGGCAAGTACGTCGTATAA
- a CDS encoding ribonuclease P protein subunit, producing the protein MISSQNVLSHELIGLGILVSGAANPNHRGLSGTIIDETKNLLAVETCNGVKRIPKMHSTFQVLLPSRELVEIDGSVMVLAPERRINLHEKKRIT; encoded by the coding sequence ATGATCTCTTCCCAGAATGTTCTCAGCCACGAATTGATCGGGCTGGGCATTCTGGTCTCAGGAGCTGCAAACCCGAATCACCGGGGACTATCCGGAACTATCATCGATGAAACGAAAAACCTGCTTGCCGTAGAGACCTGCAATGGTGTAAAACGCATCCCCAAGATGCACAGCACCTTCCAGGTCCTGCTTCCCAGCAGGGAACTTGTCGAGATAGATGGCTCCGTTATGGTTCTGGCTCCTGAAAGAAGGATCAACCTGCACGAAAAGAAGAGGATAACATAA
- a CDS encoding Tfx family DNA-binding protein, giving the protein MKDGLLTERQMEVLRYRKQGLTQQQIADIISTSKANVCTIEKSAMENIRRAKETLEFLYTLDATHLCTVPSGTDLFDVPAIVFGEAEKINIKVKYDTISLINRLRESRPQCCKARCMCEDVIVYITDQGELYFG; this is encoded by the coding sequence ATGAAAGACGGGCTGCTCACGGAACGCCAGATGGAGGTCCTCAGGTATCGAAAGCAGGGGCTGACCCAGCAGCAGATCGCCGATATCATCTCCACATCGAAGGCAAATGTCTGCACTATCGAAAAGAGCGCAATGGAAAATATCCGGAGGGCCAAAGAGACTCTGGAATTCCTGTACACTCTTGATGCAACCCATTTGTGCACGGTTCCCTCCGGTACAGATCTCTTCGATGTTCCTGCAATTGTTTTCGGTGAGGCAGAAAAGATCAATATCAAGGTAAAATACGACACAATCTCGCTGATCAATCGTCTGAGGGAATCCCGGCCTCAGTGCTGCAAAGCCAGATGCATGTGTGAAGATGTAATCGTATACATAACCGATCAGGGCGAACTCTATTTCGGATAA
- a CDS encoding 30S ribosomal protein S3, which produces MAVETKFIAEGVRKARVEKYLSKELKRAGYGGMDIARTPLGTQVTIFAEKPGIVIGKGGKLVHQLTQDLAQNYGVESPQIEVQQVTNPSFNAQIMAERLANALERGWYFRKAGSSILRRVMDSGALGCEVVIAGKLTGARARTQKFTEGYIKHCGEPSNTIVEKGYAVAIKKLGVIGVQVKLVPAGAKLPDHFTIIEQEKKRPASKASVTAIGDVDSEEPALPDEDLAEEQ; this is translated from the coding sequence ATGGCAGTTGAGACGAAATTTATCGCAGAGGGTGTCCGGAAAGCCCGCGTCGAGAAGTACCTTTCAAAAGAACTCAAACGCGCAGGATACGGCGGTATGGATATCGCACGAACCCCCCTTGGAACCCAGGTCACTATCTTCGCAGAGAAACCCGGTATTGTGATCGGCAAGGGCGGCAAGCTGGTTCACCAGCTCACCCAGGACCTCGCCCAGAACTACGGTGTCGAATCCCCGCAGATCGAGGTCCAGCAGGTCACCAATCCCAGCTTTAATGCCCAGATCATGGCAGAGCGGCTGGCCAACGCCCTTGAGAGAGGCTGGTACTTCCGCAAGGCAGGAAGCAGTATCCTGCGCCGTGTCATGGACTCCGGTGCACTGGGATGCGAAGTTGTCATTGCAGGAAAACTGACCGGTGCCCGGGCCCGTACCCAGAAGTTCACGGAAGGGTACATCAAGCACTGCGGTGAACCCAGCAACACGATCGTCGAGAAAGGCTATGCCGTCGCGATCAAGAAACTCGGCGTCATCGGTGTCCAGGTCAAGCTCGTGCCCGCAGGCGCAAAGCTCCCCGACCACTTCACCATCATTGAACAGGAAAAGAAGCGGCCCGCCTCAAAAGCATCAGTCACCGCTATTGGCGACGTTGACTCAGAAGAGCCCGCGCTTCCTGATGAAGATCTCGCGGAGGAACAGTAA
- a CDS encoding 30S ribosomal protein S4e — protein MSDHLKRLNAPDSWHIAKKTTKFITKTAPGPHNANAMPIAVWLRDHMDYARNMKEIKQILRQKDVIINGKACRDPKMGIGIFDIIALPKINKYYRILRDKDGRHVSIEIDAEAAKTRLCKIKNKTTITGGKVQLNMRDGSNLLADNTYKSGDSIVLSLEPETRFKIVDHFPFAVGNMAMVIGGKHSGKVARILDIIKVPGSVPNKIILEDEKTSTKFDTVSPYIYMVGKKTPAIAKWGHEQ, from the coding sequence ATGTCAGATCATCTGAAGCGCTTAAACGCCCCGGACTCGTGGCATATTGCCAAGAAGACCACGAAGTTCATTACAAAAACGGCACCGGGACCGCACAATGCAAATGCAATGCCGATTGCCGTCTGGCTCCGTGACCACATGGACTATGCACGGAACATGAAGGAAATCAAGCAGATCCTCCGCCAGAAAGATGTCATCATCAACGGAAAGGCCTGCCGCGATCCCAAGATGGGTATCGGTATCTTCGATATCATCGCTCTCCCCAAGATCAACAAATACTACCGCATCCTTCGTGACAAGGACGGCCGGCACGTATCAATCGAGATCGATGCCGAGGCAGCCAAGACCCGCCTCTGCAAGATCAAGAACAAGACAACCATCACCGGTGGCAAAGTCCAGCTCAACATGCGGGACGGTTCAAACCTGCTCGCTGACAACACCTACAAGTCCGGTGACTCAATTGTTCTCTCCCTTGAACCGGAGACCCGGTTCAAGATCGTTGACCACTTCCCGTTTGCCGTCGGCAATATGGCGATGGTCATCGGCGGAAAGCACTCCGGCAAGGTTGCACGGATCCTTGATATCATCAAGGTGCCCGGCAGCGTTCCCAACAAGATCATCCTTGAGGACGAGAAGACCAGCACGAAGTTCGACACGGTTTCGCCCTACATCTACATGGTCGGCAAGAAGACTCCCGCAATAGCAAAATGGGGGCATGAACAGTGA
- a CDS encoding galactose-1-phosphate uridylyltransferase, with protein sequence MFSVREVITSRGTLQYRKEHHTGLQCRISPDRLKRQIDQSLYLPSNPDDCPFCRDAVMTVTPTFPDGNRIIRGESVTFPNLFPFGEGHVVTVMTREHTVVTFSRQQVTDALLSQIEALRQVDGYPSINWNFLPSAGASLVHPHMQGLSDSRPSHIIEIYRTAGEQYRKKQGRNYWEAVLEQERASDRYLFGDEILWSAHAVPVGEREVRGILPIASLDEIGDFVDLLTRGILEIISLYRELGTHAFNMSIFFDKRGTDHGFRAFCSMISRINPNPSSTSDSAFMERLHLEPVIMTLPEDLGKFYKKEKK encoded by the coding sequence ATGTTTTCGGTCAGAGAAGTTATCACCAGCAGGGGCACATTACAATATCGCAAAGAGCATCATACCGGGCTTCAGTGCAGGATCAGTCCTGACCGGTTAAAACGGCAGATCGATCAGTCATTATACCTGCCTTCAAATCCAGACGACTGTCCGTTCTGCCGCGATGCCGTTATGACCGTTACGCCCACCTTTCCTGATGGAAACCGGATCATCCGGGGCGAAAGCGTCACGTTTCCCAACCTGTTTCCCTTCGGTGAAGGCCATGTTGTAACCGTTATGACCCGTGAACATACGGTTGTCACCTTCAGCCGGCAACAGGTAACAGACGCACTCCTATCGCAGATCGAGGCACTGCGGCAGGTTGACGGCTATCCCAGCATCAACTGGAACTTCCTTCCCTCCGCGGGGGCAAGCCTCGTACATCCCCATATGCAGGGTCTTTCGGATTCCCGCCCGTCGCATATTATCGAGATCTATCGCACTGCAGGCGAGCAGTACCGCAAAAAACAGGGACGGAATTATTGGGAGGCGGTACTGGAGCAGGAACGAGCCTCTGACCGGTACCTGTTTGGCGATGAAATACTCTGGTCTGCCCATGCAGTACCGGTTGGTGAGCGTGAGGTGCGGGGCATCCTCCCCATCGCCTCTCTTGACGAAATAGGGGACTTCGTGGATCTCCTGACACGGGGCATACTTGAGATCATCTCACTATACCGGGAACTGGGAACCCATGCGTTCAACATGTCCATTTTTTTTGATAAGCGTGGCACGGATCATGGATTTCGGGCATTCTGCTCCATGATCTCCCGGATCAACCCCAATCCATCATCCACAAGCGATTCTGCATTCATGGAACGGCTTCATCTGGAACCGGTAATAATGACGCTTCCCGAAGACCTTGGAAAATTCTATAAAAAAGAGAAAAAATAA
- the rplX gene encoding 50S ribosomal protein L24 → MVRIESSQPRKQRKARYTAPSHVSTKYLNAPLSEALKEKYTKKTLRVVKGDTVKVTRGDFVGNEGLVDAVDTKKSKLVVHGVSSTKADGTEVPRAIDASNVQITKLNLADKRRVAKLGETE, encoded by the coding sequence ATGGTAAGAATTGAAAGTTCACAGCCAAGAAAACAGAGAAAGGCCCGCTATACTGCACCGTCCCATGTCAGCACAAAATACCTCAATGCCCCGCTCTCCGAGGCACTGAAGGAAAAATACACGAAGAAGACCCTCCGTGTTGTCAAGGGTGACACCGTCAAGGTGACCCGTGGCGATTTCGTCGGGAACGAAGGCCTGGTTGACGCTGTTGACACCAAGAAGTCAAAACTTGTTGTCCACGGTGTATCATCCACCAAGGCTGACGGCACTGAGGTGCCCCGCGCAATCGATGCGTCGAACGTGCAGATTACCAAGCTGAATCTCGCAGACAAGCGCCGTGTTGCAAAACTGGGGGAGACTGAATAA
- a CDS encoding 50S ribosomal protein L23, with protein MTLKYPFVTEKAMVLLENQSKLQFLVTRESSKDDVKREIEKSFGQKVKSVRTLMTMHGQKKAIVSFENEKAAEEILSRLGIM; from the coding sequence ATGACCCTTAAATACCCGTTTGTCACGGAAAAGGCAATGGTCCTTCTCGAGAACCAGAGCAAGCTCCAGTTCCTCGTCACCCGCGAATCGTCCAAGGACGATGTCAAGCGTGAGATCGAGAAGTCATTCGGCCAGAAGGTCAAGAGTGTCAGGACGCTCATGACCATGCACGGCCAGAAGAAGGCAATCGTGAGTTTTGAGAACGAAAAAGCCGCAGAGGAAATTCTCAGCCGGCTTGGCATTATGTAG
- a CDS encoding 50S ribosomal protein L2, with the protein MGHRITTQSRGKGGPTYRAPSHRYKAELKHIGDDTQKITGTVIDIEHDPARNAPIALVKLEDGTKVYMLVTEGLGIGESVTWAAAGEVKNGNTLTLQNIPTGTYICNIEARPNDGGKFVRASGVQAVVVDKSEDRVGIRMPSGKTKWFNARCRATVGIVAGGGRVEKPFVKAGNKYHKMQNTASNWPRVRGVAMNVIDHPFGGGGHQHTGRPKTIARGTSPGRTVGHVAARRTGKSRK; encoded by the coding sequence ATGGGACATCGCATTACTACACAAAGCAGAGGCAAAGGAGGCCCGACATACCGTGCACCATCCCACCGGTACAAGGCCGAGCTGAAGCACATCGGTGACGACACGCAGAAAATCACCGGCACGGTCATCGATATCGAACACGATCCGGCCCGGAACGCGCCAATCGCCCTCGTGAAACTCGAGGACGGCACCAAGGTCTACATGCTCGTGACCGAGGGACTTGGTATTGGCGAGTCGGTAACCTGGGCAGCTGCAGGGGAAGTCAAGAATGGCAACACCCTCACGCTCCAGAACATCCCGACCGGTACCTACATCTGCAACATTGAGGCACGCCCGAACGATGGCGGCAAGTTTGTCCGCGCATCGGGAGTCCAGGCTGTTGTTGTCGATAAGTCGGAAGACCGCGTGGGTATCAGGATGCCCAGCGGAAAGACCAAGTGGTTCAACGCACGCTGCCGTGCAACCGTAGGAATTGTTGCAGGTGGCGGCCGTGTCGAGAAACCGTTTGTGAAAGCAGGGAACAAGTACCACAAGATGCAGAATACCGCATCCAACTGGCCCCGCGTCCGTGGTGTTGCAATGAACGTCATCGACCACCCGTTCGGTGGCGGTGGGCACCAGCACACCGGTCGCCCGAAGACAATTGCCCGAGGAACCTCTCCGGGCAGGACGGTAGGACATGTGGCTGCACGCAGGACAGGTAAGAGCAGGAAGTGA
- a CDS encoding F420-dependent methylenetetrahydromethanopterin dehydrogenase translates to MVVKVGVAKLGNIASGVMAELLLDERADREDMQTFMATSGTKLEPADVDRVVSNLKAYKPDFAIVVSPNGVLPGPTGAREELAKAGIPTIIITDDVTTKKEWEAVKADTRFGYIIMKADSMIGARREFLDPVEMADFNGNLVKVLAMTGAFRKLQLAVDKVIDQVKAGKKGTELELPKIIMTTDKAVDGEFTNNYALAKARAAHEIAMAVAGQNVKGCFMTKEWEKYIPIVASAHEMMKVAAQLCDEAREIEKAGDCILRQPHKKDGVLVRKTKLVAKFE, encoded by the coding sequence ATGGTTGTTAAAGTAGGCGTTGCAAAACTCGGCAACATTGCAAGTGGTGTAATGGCAGAGCTGCTCCTCGACGAGAGAGCAGACCGTGAAGACATGCAGACATTCATGGCGACCAGTGGAACGAAACTCGAGCCGGCAGATGTCGACCGTGTGGTTTCCAACCTGAAGGCATACAAGCCCGACTTCGCTATCGTTGTCTCCCCCAACGGCGTTCTCCCCGGCCCGACCGGAGCCCGCGAGGAACTTGCGAAGGCAGGTATCCCGACTATCATCATTACTGATGATGTAACTACCAAGAAGGAATGGGAAGCAGTCAAGGCTGACACCCGGTTCGGCTACATCATCATGAAGGCCGACTCGATGATCGGCGCCCGCAGAGAGTTCCTCGACCCCGTCGAGATGGCTGACTTCAACGGCAACCTTGTCAAAGTCCTGGCAATGACCGGTGCATTCCGCAAACTCCAGCTCGCTGTTGACAAGGTCATCGACCAGGTCAAGGCCGGCAAGAAGGGCACAGAACTCGAGCTCCCGAAGATCATCATGACCACTGACAAGGCAGTCGACGGGGAGTTCACCAACAACTATGCACTCGCAAAAGCACGCGCTGCCCACGAGATCGCCATGGCAGTTGCAGGACAGAACGTCAAGGGCTGCTTCATGACCAAGGAATGGGAGAAGTACATCCCGATCGTTGCAAGCGCCCACGAAATGATGAAGGTCGCAGCCCAGCTTTGTGACGAGGCCCGCGAGATCGAGAAAGCAGGCGACTGTATTCTCCGCCAGCCCCACAAGAAGGATGGCGTCCTCGTCCGCAAGACCAAACTCGTTGCAAAATTCGAGTAA
- the rpl4p gene encoding 50S ribosomal protein L4, which produces MKAQVKTLDGGVTKSIDLPEIFSEEYRPDLIKKAVMALQSTRRQPHGSHPFAGIRSSAVGWGSGRGSSHVPRIRNGSRAAKVPQAKGGREAHPPKVEKVLIKEINQKEKHKAFRSAVAASINEELVKGRGHQFDGAVPVVIEDKFETLGRTQDVISALTTAGVYDDIERSKASKKVRAGRGKMRGRRFKQRKSLLIVTADKLLLAARNLSGVDVVTVDQLNVEHLAPGMQAGRLTIWTESALVRLEGR; this is translated from the coding sequence ATGAAAGCACAGGTTAAAACACTGGATGGCGGAGTTACCAAGAGTATCGATCTTCCGGAAATTTTCTCCGAAGAGTACCGCCCCGATCTGATCAAGAAAGCTGTCATGGCGCTCCAGAGCACCCGGAGACAGCCGCACGGTTCACACCCATTTGCAGGAATCCGCTCGTCAGCAGTAGGCTGGGGTAGCGGTCGTGGTTCGTCCCACGTCCCCCGTATCAGGAACGGTTCCCGCGCAGCAAAAGTCCCGCAGGCAAAAGGCGGACGTGAAGCACACCCCCCGAAGGTTGAGAAAGTTCTGATCAAGGAGATCAACCAGAAGGAAAAACACAAAGCCTTCCGCTCGGCAGTAGCCGCAAGCATCAACGAGGAACTCGTCAAGGGACGCGGTCACCAGTTCGATGGAGCAGTTCCTGTTGTCATTGAGGACAAGTTTGAAACACTCGGTCGCACACAGGACGTCATATCAGCGCTCACAACCGCCGGTGTCTACGATGACATCGAACGATCAAAGGCAAGCAAGAAAGTCCGTGCCGGCAGAGGCAAGATGAGAGGCCGCCGGTTCAAGCAGAGGAAGAGCCTGCTTATTGTTACCGCAGACAAGCTGCTGCTCGCAGCGCGCAACCTTTCTGGTGTGGATGTAGTCACTGTTGACCAGCTGAATGTCGAGCACCTCGCTCCGGGCATGCAGGCAGGTCGCCTGACCATCTGGACCGAGAGCGCACTTGTACGCCTGGAGGGCAGGTAA
- the rpmC gene encoding 50S ribosomal protein L29 — translation MAIFRAKDVQQLSDVELQEQMGKLRMELVQHYGKVSAGGATENPGHIGELRRTIARMMTEQNRRRTA, via the coding sequence ATGGCAATATTCAGGGCCAAGGATGTCCAGCAGCTTTCTGATGTGGAACTGCAGGAACAGATGGGAAAACTCCGGATGGAACTTGTCCAGCACTACGGGAAAGTAAGTGCCGGTGGTGCCACCGAGAATCCCGGCCACATTGGTGAACTCCGGCGAACCATTGCCCGCATGATGACCGAGCAGAACCGCAGGAGAACTGCATGA
- a CDS encoding 50S ribosomal protein L14, which yields MKAKQSKTPRALATGTRLACADNTGARTVQIISVFGYHGVRRRQPKLGLGDLCTASVQKGTPDMRRKLVRAVVIRAKKEMRRPNGMRVSFDDNAVVVVDEKNEPKGTEIKGPVAREVAERFPKLGSMATIIV from the coding sequence ATGAAGGCAAAGCAGTCCAAGACGCCGAGGGCACTTGCGACAGGAACGAGGCTTGCATGCGCTGATAACACCGGTGCAAGAACCGTACAGATTATCTCGGTCTTTGGCTACCATGGTGTCAGACGCCGTCAGCCCAAACTGGGCCTCGGGGATCTCTGCACGGCCAGCGTCCAGAAGGGAACACCCGATATGCGCCGCAAGCTTGTGCGCGCAGTCGTCATCCGCGCAAAGAAGGAGATGCGCAGGCCAAACGGCATGCGTGTATCCTTTGATGACAACGCTGTTGTTGTTGTGGATGAGAAGAACGAGCCTAAAGGAACCGAGATCAAGGGACCGGTAGCCCGCGAAGTGGCAGAGCGTTTCCCCAAGCTCGGCTCCATGGCAACGATCATTGTATGA